The Triticum urartu cultivar G1812 chromosome 6, Tu2.1, whole genome shotgun sequence genome includes the window GGTCCTAGCAGCTCGTGAGCTCAGCGATGACTTATCGATGGTGGCAAGGCACGAGAGCTGGATGGTGCAGTACGGTCGTGTGTACAAGGACGATGCTGAGAAGGCGCAACGATTCGAGGTGTTCAAGGCCAATGTCGGGTTCATCGAGTCGTTTAATGCCAAGAACCTCAAGTTCTATTTGGGCGTCAATCAGTTCGCCGACCTAACGAACGAGGAGTTCAAGGCGAGGAAGGCTAACAAGGGGTACAAACCGAGCATGGAAAGGATGCCTACCGGATTTAGGTATGAGAATGTAAGTTTCGATGCACTTCCGGCAACTGTAGACTGGAGAACTAAAGGAGCAGTCACCCCCATCAAGGATCAGGGCCAATGTGGTAAGTATGTTTAGGGTAATAATATATTGCATATATGTTTGAATTTTTAATGAGAATGTCCTCTTATAGTATCTGCACAAACGTAAACATTTGTAGGTTGTTGTTGGGCTTTTTCTGCTGTCGCTGCTACAGAGGGCGTCGTTAAGCTGAAAACCGGCAAGCTTATCTCGTTGTCTGAGCAAGAACTAGTGGATTGTGATGTCCATGGTGAAGATCAAGGTTGCGAAGGTGGGCTTATGGATGATGCCTTCAAGTTCATAATCAAGAATGGCGGTCTCACAACCGAGTCCAATTACCCATATACCGCGGCAGATGACAAGTGCAAGAGTGGAACCAACGGTGCCGCAACCATCAAAAGCTATGAGGATGTTCCAGCCAACAACGAGGGAGCTCTCATGCAAGCCGTCGCAAGCCAACCCGTCTCGGTGGCTGTAGATGGAGGAGATATGACCTTCCAATTTTACAAAGGTGGAGTGATGACAGGCTCATGTGGCACAGACCTGGACCATGGTATTGCAGCTATTGGTTATGGCAAGACCAGCGATGGCACAAAGTATTGGTTGCTGAAGAATTCATGGGGAACAACATGGGGCGAGAACGGATATTTAAGAATGGAGAAGGACATTCCTGACAAGAAAGGCATGTGTGGCCTTGCGATGGAGCCTTCTTACCCCACTGCATAGAATGAGCTTCATATGCAACATATCATGTGTCTACTTTAAATACGTATAGTTTGTGTGTGTATCTAAAGTAAAGTTTGTACTTTATATTTCGTGAATACAATGTAAATTATGGCACATATGTTAAGATTGATGAAGAAGTTGTGTTAGCTCTATCATTTGGAGATTTGGCACTAGTTGTGTTTTGTAAGTGAACTATGTTGTCTCTTCTTCCTTCATATTTGTAGAATGAACTCTTTGAGTAGTTTTATTTTCACGATAATCTTAGAACAATAAAAAATGTGAAAATGGTGAAGTTGATTTGCAAATAAATGTTGCAGCCTGAGAATGGAACAAAATGTTTTTTATATCTCGAGGAAGTGAAATAGGGTGGACTTTTCCCTCCACCAATTCCCGTCGTCCTGGTCCTTCAACGCTCGACAACAGCCTCCTCTCCCCAACTACAACACCAACCATAATTTTACTCTGGATAATCCACAATTAGAAAATGGACCTTAATTATGATTAGTAATTAAAATAATACGATTAGCATCATGGGGGTCCATACCTCAATATGGTAGAGCACATAAATGAAGAAACAATAAGCTAGCTTTCTACTAGTAATGAACAGGCAGGCTAACAACTCCTTCCCATATGGAAGAGATGGTCCACATATATGGATGTGACTATTGTTTTGTTTTGCACTTTCTAATCTATAAAACAACTTCACCACATAATAAGGAAAAGATGATTTGGTCCCAACTGAAAGAATGATTTGTGTGAGCAGTCCCTTCTATCACATGATTCTTCCTTCCTTTGATTTGCTCCTTTTTTTCTCATGTTGTTGTTTATTTTTGCCTCCACACCTGTAGTGAATCACAACGGAAATTGCACGTGCATTGAACATCCCTGGAAGTTAACTTTTACTGAGGGCAGCGGTACACGTATCGACTGTGCTATCATTTAAAGTTATATATTTTCATACTTTGATAGGTGTTCTTTATTTAGAGATCAGAGTTCAGTGTTCAGTGAATCCTGATGGGTTCTTTGTTGTCTGTGTGAGCGGCCCGCTAGGAACACTCTAAGTGCAAACAATATCTTAATGGTCCAAGAGGGAGATGTAGAAGCCAACACTCAAGGAAACACGTGGGGCAAGGATCGTGTGGGATTGGATCTGGCTCTGTCATTGATCACTAGCGTGTCCACAAGCGATTAAGGATCTACTTAGTGGCTTTGGTTATGTTTGTTTTCTCGGATCTCCCTGAGCATGCATATCCGGCAAAATCATATCACAATCTGTTTTTTTTAGTACTAAAATAAGGCAGATGAACAGCTAATTTGGACTCGATGGGATCTCCGGAAGAGGACAGTGAACAACTAGAAAATGCATGGCCACATGAGCAACGACAGTGCCTTTTCCAAAGCAAGTATCCACATGCTTGTTCTTGCCAATTTAACTTTCTTATCTCGCGTGAATGAGCTGTCCGTTGGTGACTAATGGCCCAATATCAGTTGTCCTGCAGGAGCACTTGTTAAATGTCACGGCAGATTGTGCCCCATGTTACGGCATTCCATTCAATGATACCAACAAAAtgacatgctcttaccaacatgGCAGAGATTATATGTATCCGCCCATCTTGTAGCTGAGCACGCACTGGCAGTGGTGGTTTTGCTTTGCACTTAAGTAGCTTCTTGTAGCGATGACAAGGGGTGGTgatgcggcggcggaggcgagcgAGCACCTCCTTGGCCCGCCGCCGGCGAGGGGTGGCGACGGGTCGTCGCTGGGGATGGTCATGGCCAGCACCGGCGTCGCCGTGCTCGGCTCTTTCGCCTTCGGCGTCGCGGTGAGTCTACTATCATAGTTGAGCGTCATCTGGAGCCTTTTGCTTGAGAAACAATTTCTGTATGTGATTGGCGCTGCTGCAGATTGGTTACTCCGCACCAGCTGAGGCCGGGATCAGCCGGGACCTCCAGCTGACCCTCTCCGAGGTACGTCCGTCCGTGCCTCATGTGCCACCAATGCCTCACGGACATGGCTCCGGGCCAACTATTCAACTCAAATCGATGGCCGTGGCATTTCTCATAGTACTGTTGTTATTCCCAGTTTCTCATCCGTGTAATAATCTGCAGTACTCTGTTTTCGGGTCGGTAATAACAATCGGGGCCATGATCGGAGCGGTCGCGAGCGGGCAGATTGCAGATGTTGCTGGACGAAAAGGGGTATGTTTAGTACTACtctgtcccataatgtaagatATTTTCttacactagtgtagtgtcaaaaaagTCTTATACTATGAGACGGAGGTAGTAGTGTATAATATGCCCGCCAGAATGATCATCTATTTCATGACCCAAATTGTTTGTGTGCTGGGAGCAGGCGATGAGGGCCTCTGCTCTCGTTTCCATCGTCGGATGGCTGGCTATCTTCTCTGCACAGGTCTTTTCCCTTCTTGTACCATCACACCACCGTGCAAGAGTACATAGCTGCTGATGTGCCTCTGAACTTTTGTTTGTGCTAACTTTCAGAGTGCTTCTTCACTTGATTTTGGGAGATTTTGCACCGGACTCGGCGTCGGAGTGTTTTCGTATGTGGTACGTACGATCATCATTTAATCACACTGTTCAGCAAACAGCCGGATCTTTCAGACAATTTCAACTTAACACTAACACTAGCCCTTGCAACCCAACAGGTGCCGGTTTTCATTGCAGAAATTGCTCCGAAGGCTCTTCGTGGGGGGCTTACAGCTCTGAATCCAGTAACTCTTTTCCTCCTTGAAACAAAATATGAACACACTATAGCCTTGCTGGCCTTTTGGGAACAACTCTGAAATTTCTGCCTGAACTGCATGCAGTTGATGATAGGCACTGGATTATCCGTGACGTATATCGTCGGCACAGTCGTGTCCTGGCGCATGCTGGCCATGGCTGGTACATACAATATCTTACAATTCCACATTGTAGTTTTTGTGTTGACCATCCTCATGTACTCTGATCTGATGACCTCCCCCTCTGGCATGGCATGTATACACAGGACTTGCTCCATGCATATTTCTCATAGCTGGTCTCTTCTTCATTCCTGAATCTCCTCGATGGCTGGTAAATAATTTACTGACTGAATGACATCCTGCTTGTTGTAGCATCTAGTTGTCACACTTACCAATTCAGCATCAAATGTTCACCACAGGTAAAGGTTGGCCGGCAAAAGGAGTTTGGAATAGCACTCCAGCGCCTCCGTGGCAGAGACGCGGATGTGTCCCTTGAAGCTGCAGAAATCAAGGTTTGGCGCCGCTAGCTGTGTTTAGTTTTGTCGATTCAGAAAAAATATGCGGCGTCGTCATGGAAATGGAATTGCTCTACATGCAGGACTTCGTCGAAACTATTGACAATCTTCCAAAGCCTGGAATTCAGGATCTCTTCAGCAGGCCATACATCCGTCCTGTCATTATCGGCGCCGGTCTAATGGTTTTCCAGCAGTTTGCAGGGATAAACGGGATCCTGTTCTACGCCAGTGAAACATTTGTCTCAGCTGGTAAGCTGGCAGATCTCGGACTTGGAGATAATTGATTTTTGTCAGTTAAGTTCTGAAAGTTAAGTTATGTTGAGTTACCTGCAGGGTTCGATTCAGGAAACCTAGGAACAATCTTGATGGCCTGTATCCAAGTGAAGCTAATAACACGTACATCAATTTTCATCAAATTCCTCAGTAACTTTTTGAATTTGTGTAATCTTCATTATAACAGTTACCGCTGACAACACTTGGAGCTCTACTGATGGACCGGAGTGGGAGAAAGCCACTATTATTAGTAAGCTCAGAGATAAAACTTGGCCAACATGAACACTAATTCTGAcctttcattttattttattttctgcAGATTTCGACATCTGGACTCCTCGTCGGGACTCTTATGTCAGCAGTATCATTCTACCTTAAGGTAACTTTCATGCTCTTTTATGTCCTTTAATTCCTTTTGTATCAAAACTTCATCAAGTGGAATCTCTGCTGCATGTAGATTCACGGGATATTCCCGAAGCAAGTCCCAGTCATCACGCTCACCAGCATATTGGTACACCTGAAAAGCCTTTGTTTGCAAGTGACCTGATGCGTATCTGAACTTTTTTCCACGCTAAATCGttttgtataactgaaacaggtCTACATTGCAAGCTATTCACTAGGGATGGGTTCCGTTCCTTGGGTCATAATGTCAGAGGTTTAGAGTTCACACTTCAAAACAATCAAATTTCTTCGTCGCTCGAGATTTCTTACAACACCATATGAACTTACTTAGAAATGAGATGTTATTGACATGGTCGATTGGATTGGACGCAGATATTCCCCATTAACATGAAAGGAATCGGCGGAAGCTTCGTGACTCTGGTGAACTGGTTGGCTTCATTAGCAGTTTCCTTCGCCTTCAACTTCCTCATGAGCTGGAGTGCTTCAGGTCAGCCAAATATACGTCAGCCCCCTATGGACTATGGTGTTGCTTGAATCATCCAGGGACGTTTGTCTGATATGCAGCAAATCTTGTAGGAACATTCTTCTTCTTCGCCTTCGTTTGCGCCGTGGCTATTCTCTTCATTGTGAAGATCGTGCCGGAGACTAAAGGCAAGACCTTGGAAGAGATTCAGGCTTCCATAAACTGCAGCACATGAGTGGCTTGGAGAAACACGGCTGTTGTGTTCACTGTGAAGATCGTGCCATGAGACAAAAGGCAAGACATTGGAAGATATTCAACCTTTGATAAACTGCAGCACATGTGTGGTTTCGAGGAAGTTAGATGACACATTTTTCTTTGCCCACACAATTGTATACAATGTGTATCGAATCTGTAATGAAGATGGGTATCAGGATAGCTAAAACGTGCAGAAGATTTCGATGTTGGTGTATCCTTCTAGAGGATTTGCAACTGCCTCCTCTTCTATTAGATCTGCCaaaatagtactccctctgtcccaaaataagtgtttCAACTCTAGTACAACTTCGTACTAAAGTttgtacaaagttgagacacttatttttggacggagggagtatgatataTAGTCAAACAAAAAGAGAGTGAATTTTCATCTGCTGATGTAATCAGCTGAGAGCAAGACTTGCAGTCAGGCATGTTACATAGTGCCTTGCTGCGCAGTTTTTCTCTGGGGTTGTAAAATCTTTTGGTCTTTATTCCTCTTGAGCATGTCTGCCTTTGGCAGCCTCCAGGTGGTTATCGTGATGTTAAGTGCATGTATCATGTTGTCCATTTAATGGCCCATTGTGCGTGTTTTTGATTGACTTGCGAGTGACCAACATTTTCATTTGTTGGGATCTCGTTCACTGCATCAGGTATTAGTCCTGCGGCTACCAACCTCTTGTAAAAGAGATATGACTCTCAAGCTAAATGGTTTCATCTTCAAACCACAAGCATCAGAAGATTCTTGGAAAGTTATCTCAATAATCTAAGTAGACTATCAACAACACAACGAACCTCAGATTTTATGTTCATATAATTTGAATCAGATGAAGCTGAAGTATTTTGCACATCTTCATAGACCACAATTCATGGCGAAATCGAAGCTGCGCTATCCCATCCAAGGTAATAAACCTACAGAACAGCGGCTCTAGGCTCACCTCACGTGCAAAACGAACGGGAACAGATTCGATTGATTAACGGTGATGGTATAGTAGTGCTGAAGGAGAAGCTGAGATGTAGAGAGACGCAAGAACTGAGATAGAGGGCGGAGACTGGAAGGAGGAGAGCACTGACCGAGCAGGACGTTGAGGCTGAGGCGGGGGCGGCGGATGAGCCAGGGGACGCCGTCCAGCAGGTGCCGCTTGCTGTTGGCCGTGGGCCGTGGCCCCGAGGTCAGCGCGGGAGAGGCGGGGAATCTGGGACTTCCCGTCGGCGGAGAGGACAAGGTATGGACACGGCACACAAAGGACTCCCGAATTCCCGGCGGGCAACGGCTCAGCGCCGCGAGCTTCTCGACCAGGCGGCGCCTATACCTGGGCATATGTCAGGCCGGGCCGGGCCAGAAAAAGCCCGGTGCTGAAAACTCAGGCCCGAGCCCGGTCCTGCCCGACCGGCGGGCCTAACAAATCAGGCCCAAGCCTGGCCCAAACCTGAAAAGTCCGACATGGCCAGATTGGCCTGGCCCGACTATGTCTAAAATCTTTTTTTTTCTGTAAGCCCAAACCTGGCCCGATATGCCCATCGGGATCAATTTCCAGGCTCGAGCCCAGCACGATGGCACGTCAGGCCCAGTCCACCCCGAGATTTTCAGGCCGGGTCGGGTCGGGCTACCCATAGCCAGGTATAGCGGTGCCAGATCCTTATTGGGCCGGCTCGACCCGAAACTACAGATTGATCAAAGTGTATTTTTTACTACTGGATGTATCCACACCCTCATTAACagaaaatttgaaaaaaaatgtaaATGATAATCTAAAATTTTGTGCCATTAATAAGTTTTTCCTATTTTCATTGAATTTACTGTTCCTGAGGTTGTGTGGGTACTCCGAGAGTAAGCACGCCTTTTCGCAGATTGGTGCATGTTGGGGCATATTGCAGCAACAACAATGGTGGGGCTCGGTACGTTGTTGCAGGCAGAGGCAGCCTCTACGATGGAGTGGGCCGTCGATGGCGGCTGCCAGGCTGTCACATTTGCAATGTCTAAGTCACGTTGAAGGAGTGCTCTCCCTCGCCCGTGTGAATCTCTTTCATGGCCGTCACTGGTGATGCGCTCTGTTTTCCATAGCCAGCGTGAGAAACAAGATTGGTGACCATCCCTCCCAGATCGAGCAAGGGAGGTGTGGCTGGATCATTCGAAAGGAAGAAAAACCAATGCAGGAGGTGAGGGACGGATGAAGTGTGGCAAGAACGTGTTCTGCGTGGAAAGGAAACGTTATTCTTTTTTTAAATAGCATTGAACATCTGTCTTGCAGCAAAACAGAAGTACCATTGTTGCACGCACTTACcgacttcttcttcttcttcttcttcttctgtttGCAGGTTCGTTGCATCTACTTGCCAAGTATGGACACACTGATGAGCTCCGTGAATTTCCCTGGAACTGCACACACTTATTCCACAAGGAATGCGTCGACAAATGGCTCAAGATAAATGCACTCTGCCCTCTGTACAAAGCTGAGATGGCGAACTCATCGATCTAGCACATCTGATACTTGATCGCCACTCCAACCATGCACCTTAGTGCACTGGCGAGATCGAGATGCATTAGGTTGGTCTGCCTTCGGAGGTGATAATACACAAATGTATAGTCGCTCGCGGTGCCGCCTGCATGTATAAAGTTGATGCTTTTGATGTATGGATTGGGACCCTCGTATCTAGCGAACGTTTGACCGGAACGTGTGGCATTTAAAAAAATCATGGCATTTTGAGTTGTATGTGGGGTGTAAGTTTCTTCAGAGCAACATGGCATTTTCTAGGATGGATTCTCAAAACTGCCATCTTCCAAGAAAATGCCATGTCGCTTTGAAGAAACTATGATCCCACACACAACTAAAAATGCCATCGAAATCGTTCAAAATGCTATCTATTCCCGACGAACGTTCACCGGGTAACATTACCGATGGATTGTAATGATGTCCCAAGGTTTCTTTTTGTCCTTTTTATCTTGGAGAAGTTACAACTCTTCTCATTGTCAACGGTACTCTAAAATGCGGGCCAGGAGGATGTGCCTCCTCCACTTGTAGTTATGGGTGGGGATGAACGACAAGCAAAGAAGCAACATCATGGTTACATATTTCAGAAAGAGCTTGGAGACAGTTCAGGATGGCGGTTTGGTCACCATTAACAAAGTTTGGCAATTAGACAACAAGTTTCTGATTCAAGTGGCACAATTAATGAAATATACATGCTTGTCGTTTGCATTGCTAAAGTTGCTAAGGTGTCGATTTGCAAGGTACAGACTCGCCGATGTGATCTCCACAGAGACCCTCAAATTTTTCACAAGCGTCTTGCTAAAGGATGGTTAACATAAAAGGGCATTCAAATGCAGATGAGCTTTCTTTTCTTCATGATTATTATGATTCACCACTCCCAATCTCCTATTCAGATAGCTGGTTAACGTATTTAGTATAGTTGTCTCACTCTTGAGCATAGGTTACTGCATACTTTGTGGAATAGACGTCATCACGGGGGTGTAACCTAGCAGCTCATTCAAAGAATTATTTTGTAGACCCAAGATTTCCTTTGGGTCCTCAAGACCTGAAAGCAGTTGATTGCATTTGCTATTATCGTCGCTTGTTTTTTGAAAGCAAGCCCCAATCACAATCGGTTGGAAGTTTGAATTTTGATCTAGTGCCAGTATTGTTACTCCTTATGGTTGTCGTGGTTGCTGAGACGGAGGATATTGTTTACCACATATGCTCCAGCTGGACTAAAGTAATCCTCACATGCCGCTAGTGCACCGTGCTTCTTTGCAACTTTCTCCGATCGTCCCTAAATGGATTGAAATTTTTGTTGCGATGCAGATGCACCCAAGCCATGGGAAATGACAAAATGAGGCAAACCTCGTTGTTGGTGCTTCACCCGAGGCAATTTCTTCAACTTCTCCCAGGTTGCCTCCATTTTGTGGACCGAAAGAGTAATAATGTCAAAATACCATCGGCAATGAAAGTTTGCATCATGGATCCCCTAAGAAGCACAAGCAGTGGAGGCCTTAGCAAAGGAATAACGTCCCTGGGCCAAGATGGTGAAAGTTCACTCTAGGCCTGCAACAACAACAAAAGTACATGTGACACCATACTTGTGTGGCACATCACCACGACCATCCTTGAGGCAACGCACCCACACCACCAGCATGATGATCCTCCTCGTCAAACACCGCAACATGGTCCGCCTTCTTCTATTTCTATTTCCGTTTCTGATATGAAGACCACCGCCACTCACATGTTGCGCTATTGCGTGTATCTGGTGGCGTCCTTCCGCCAGAAGTGTGAGTGAGCCCTCTTGGCTAGCACTGGGGTGTTGTCCATGCCGCCAGAAATGGGGTCCCGATGGCTCATTGAGTTGTTGGGCGCCACACAGAATCATGAGGTGCTCAAGGATGCAGCAAAGCTCGTGGTGGCTTGGGGAGCTGACCGGAGGCGAGGAGATGGTGTGGGAGTTGCTGGTCGGGTTttggttggagttgatcatgTATGTGGCTCCGTCCGACAACATCGAAGGGCACCTGCAGGCCATCGACTAGGGCGGCAAGCTGATAACCCTCCTCTAGGCCTTGCTCATCCATGTCGGGATTGTGGACAGGCTGGCCGACGTCGTTGCCGACGCTGCAAGTGCTCCAGCCACTGGTGATTAAGTTTGCTCTGCTTATTCATTTATGTGTTAGCTGTTGATTTCAATTCCTTTCATTGTTCATTAAGGTCTTGTTGTGAGTGTTTTAAGGTCTCCTAGTTGGTTGGATTTTCCCCCCTCATTTTTTTGAAAGGAACACATGAATGCATTCCATTACATACCAGTACTAGGAAAATAGCCCATTACATAGGTCAGTACAAAGTTTGGGAGTTGACCCAACCAGGTTTCACACATATAAGCTCCCAGGTTAACTCCATACACAACTAAAACATGTACCACTCTGTTACAAGCCTGAGGGCAAGACATAACACTAGCAGCAGAAAACTCCACATACAGTTGAAACTTAATACTCCTAACAATAGCTCCTATGTTCGCCAGATCGTAATCATTAGAATTCATTGCCCTCCTCAGCTGTGTGGAATCAATTTTAAACAACACCTTGTTGCGCTGACATGTGTACCAGATTGCCTACCCATGCAACCATCGGCCTACCTTGCTCATCTCTAATGACAAATCCCTAGCCGCCGAAGTTGGTGTCCCCGTGGAAAGCCGCATCAATATTAATCTTAAGAAAGCCACTTGGCGGCCGAGACCAATTATGGTTCAGTTGTTGTTTTTGCTCTCTGGTAGTCTTTTTGCTTTTCATTACACCTGATAGATGATAATTacatttttttgaaaaggaggtcATCCCCCGGCCTCTCCATCGGAGAGATGCATGCAGTCATTTTATTAAAAATGCCGAATCAAACAAAGTCTAGTCTGCAAAGTACAGCTCATAAAAGGAGCAAAGAAATAAAGAATACAAAGCTCAAAGTTGTATCCGGCTGGACGGAGATTCACTAAGGACCTATCCTATGCAGCAACCGCCATCCAAACCAGTTGAAAAAAAATTgtgctaccatctcccatcggTTGCACCCAGTAGCCAGTGGAGGCCGTAGGAGTGAGTAATGACCATGTACGGATCCATGCCATAGCCCTGAATATAACCTACAAGAAATTAATGATAGGTCTTCTATTAAAAATCGTATCATTCATGCAGTTccattgtaacgccccgagaccgatgtgccaggtgtattccagttattcgatgtctttgccatgtcattcgcttgcgtgttgcatcttgtcatgtcatcatgtgcattgcatcatcttgttttcaaaacttgcattcgtccggggtatcccagttctctccgttgtccgttctgagcccagacacacttgcacgcgcccgcggcatgtccgaaatattattttataagtggccgggaaatgttctcggaatg containing:
- the LOC125512735 gene encoding senescence-specific cysteine protease SAG39 — translated: MAIPKALILGIVGCVCFCSSVLAARELSDDLSMVARHESWMVQYGRVYKDDAEKAQRFEVFKANVGFIESFNAKNLKFYLGVNQFADLTNEEFKARKANKGYKPSMERMPTGFRYENVSFDALPATVDWRTKGAVTPIKDQGQCGCCWAFSAVAATEGVVKLKTGKLISLSEQELVDCDVHGEDQGCEGGLMDDAFKFIIKNGGLTTESNYPYTAADDKCKSGTNGAATIKSYEDVPANNEGALMQAVASQPVSVAVDGGDMTFQFYKGGVMTGSCGTDLDHGIAAIGYGKTSDGTKYWLLKNSWGTTWGENGYLRMEKDIPDKKGMCGLAMEPSYPTA
- the LOC125515001 gene encoding sugar transporter ERD6-like 16 — its product is MTRGGDAAAEASEHLLGPPPARGGDGSSLGMVMASTGVAVLGSFAFGVAIGYSAPAEAGISRDLQLTLSEYSVFGSVITIGAMIGAVASGQIADVAGRKGAMRASALVSIVGWLAIFSAQSASSLDFGRFCTGLGVGVFSYVVPVFIAEIAPKALRGGLTALNPLMIGTGLSVTYIVGTVVSWRMLAMAGLAPCIFLIAGLFFIPESPRWLVKVGRQKEFGIALQRLRGRDADVSLEAAEIKDFVETIDNLPKPGIQDLFSRPYIRPVIIGAGLMVFQQFAGINGILFYASETFVSAGFDSGNLGTILMACIQLPLTTLGALLMDRSGRKPLLLISTSGLLVGTLMSAVSFYLKIHGIFPKQVPVITLTSILVYIASYSLGMGSVPWVIMSEIFPINMKGIGGSFVTLVNWLASLAVSFAFNFLMSWSASGTFFFFAFVCAVAILFIVKIVPETKGKTLEEIQASINCST